The following proteins come from a genomic window of Crassostrea angulata isolate pt1a10 chromosome 1, ASM2561291v2, whole genome shotgun sequence:
- the LOC128175164 gene encoding DNA endonuclease RBBP8-like — MERKCADVLKEALMLHTKEINDLVHNAEHWKQKCESQQNHKQRLQEECKALENKIIGMQSTIESLKEQIQDLKESHRESSGLRCRMCDHLQRMNDSLNEAYTNNIREKDRRIADLENQLFECTKNLSLEKTWTSSNNTPHKPRRQQKTSLNTSLRSESPDSTSRNTPNKPNTVNKEAVTATIDNRSIESNSSESTKVNNEEKGPKLRLRTRKRNRYTEDPSPENKRQKIHPKDYTEEESSQLLVPETCDPDIIAVDHEESPGEEGEHHRIPDTEAGVEVTTTSDSESDPGHEGTGNRYSLRSSLFSPSSEESDTILKSPKRKAADKKTGQCHLEEVKKKTSEKDSNSDKKLPLVEGCDGYVQSSPIFQVYKKSNLESPDIKKTDTGLESDAESPLLLKISKNLDEKGAKEGSPAKSRLFDEDCESIVSPVANSSFSKFRSLSQGSRQRGRLNQSKLSCPEERKRKSENGESWLNSTKPAVKDSPTLRQSTLSQMFMNVPTKPQPEKSSESDDIQKAIELSLRDQEKGRSECADVDGAQKENLSPFKRPITPRKCKKSAGNVLSFKNRKRKNRHTPIDCDPDETVPPGSVEICPEPASVGVPLNGSIDPVVQLSVLCDDSQSLKSDDLPDIEPYTEEDGAGNMESYTEIDRAENSSQIGNLTDFRIEDLRKAPNPLTSTYIDVENPPHGVEDGSLSVPCSAVLSSGQRKIIRIPDNSEDSNSESLIPNHEDSFDRVPGKEQPNFAHVDVVRKQDERRRLPAHKCEECREYFEGMGLSEEEIQKRLQTCSRHRAKHAAPGTPEHFWDIGMEDTLECEERGYVNTKDPDEGKPRFRRKRQLNKMFKSKKEEEG; from the exons ATGGAGAGGAAGTGTGCTGATGTCTTAAAGGAGGCCCTGATGCTCCACACCAAGGAGATCAATG aTCTAGTTCACAATGCAGAGCACTGGAAACAGAAATGTGAATCTCAACAAAACCACAAACAGAG ACTTCAGGAAGAGTGTAAAGctcttgaaaataaaatcattggTATGCAGAGCACAATAGAGAGTTTGAAAGAACAGATCCAGGATCTAAAAGAAAGCCACAG GGAAAGCTCCGGCTTGAGGTGTAGAATGTGTGACCACCTGCAGCGGATGAATGACAGTTTGAACGAGGCATACACCAACAATATAAGAGAGAAAGACCGAAGGATAGCTGACCTTG AAAACCAGCTGTTTGAATGCACAAAGAATTTGTCATTAGAGAAGACTTGGACCTCATCAAA TAATACTCCACATAAACCAAGGAGACAACAGAAAACATCCCTCAACACAAGTTTAAGAAGTGAAAGCCCAGATTCAACAAGTCGCAACACCCCAAACAAACCCAACACAGTAAATAAAGAAGCAGTCACAGCAACTATAGACAACAGGAGTATAGAGTCCAACTCGAGCGAGAGCACCAAAGTCAACAATGAGGAAAAGGGTCCAAAGTTACGCCTCCGCACTCGCAAACGAAACAGATACACTGAG GATCCTTCTCCTGAAAACAAGCGACAAAAAATTCATCCCAAAGACTACACTGAGGAAGAATCCAGCCAGTTGTTGGTTCCTGAAACTTGTGACCCAGATATCATAGCTGTGGATCATGAGGAATCTCCAGGAGAGGAGGGGGAACATCATCGCATCCCAGACACAGAGGCTGGTGTGGAAGTGACCACAACGTCTGACAGTGAGTCAGACCCAGGACATGAGGGGACAGGGAACCGATACAGTCTCCGTAGTTCTCTCTTCAGTCCTTCATCTGAAGAGTCTGATACAATCCTCAAATCTCCAAAGAGAAAGGCAGCAGACAAGAAAACAGGACAGTGCCATTTAGAGGAAGTTAAGAAGAAAACGAGTGAAAAGGACAGTAATTCTGACAAGAAACTACCATTAGTGGAGGGATGTGATGGCTACGTTCAATCCTCACCCATATTCCAGGTATACAAGAAGTCTAATTTAGAATCtccagatataaaaaaaacagacaCTGGGTTGGAATCTGACGCTGAATCTCCATTACTGCTGAAGATAAGCAAGAACTTGGATGAAAAAGGAGCAAAAGAAGGTAGCCCTGCCAAGTCTCGATTGTTTGATGAAGACTGTGAGAGTATTGTGTCTCCTGTTGCTAACAGTTCATTCAGTAAATTCAGGAGTCTGTCTCAGGGCAGCAGGCAGAGAGGGAGACTTAACCAGAGTAAACTGTCATGTCCTGAGGAGAGGAAGAGGAAGTCAGAGAACGGTGAGAGTTGGCTGAACTCGACTAAGCCAGCAGTAAAGGATTCCCCGACCCTGAGACAGAGTACACTGAGTCAGATGTTTATGAATGTTCCCACAAAACCCCAGCCAGAAAAGTCCTCAGAATCAGATGATATCCAGAAGGCCATTGAACTGTCTCTAAGAGACCAGGAAAAAGGTAGGAGTGAATGTGCAGATGTGGACGGGGCACAGAAAGAAAATCTGTCACCATTCAAACGACCCATAACACCAAGGAAATGTAAAAAATCAGCTGGTAATGTCCTCAGtttcaaaaacagaaaaaggaaaaatagaCACACCCCTATTGACTGTGACCCTGATGAGACTGTTCCCCCTGGGTCAGTGGAGATATGTCCAGAGCCAGCATCTGTGGGGGTTCCTCTGAATGGAAGCATTGACCCAGTGGTACAACTGTCTGTGCTGTGTGATGACTCTCAGAGTCTGAAGTCTGACGATTTACCCGACATAGAGCCCTATACAGAGGAAGACGGAGCAGGGAACATGGAGTCCTATACGGAGATCGACAGAGCAGAAAACAGCTCACAGATCGGGAACCTGACAGATTTCAGAATCGAGGACTTGAGAAAGGCTCCTAATCCACTTACCTCCACCTATATTGATGTGGAGAATCCACCTCATGGAGTGGAGGATGGCTCCCTATCTGTTCCCTGTAGTGCAGTGTTAAGCAGTGGACAGAGAAAAATTATTAGGATTCCTGACAACTCAGAGG ATTCCAATAGTGAAAGTTTGATTCCAAATCATGAGGATAGCTTTGACAG AGTACCTGGTAAGGAGCAGCCGAACTTTGCTCATGTGGACGTCGTCAGGAAGCAAGACGAGCGCCGACGTCTGCCGGCTCACAAATGTGAGGAGTGCCGAGAG TACTTTGAGGGGATGGGCCTGTCTGAGGAGGAGATACAGAAGAGACTCCAGACGTGTTCCAGACACCGTGCCAAGCATGCCGCTCCTGGAACTCCGGAACATTTCTGGGACATCGGGATGGAGGACACTTTGGAGTGTGAGGAAAGAG GATATGTGAACACAAAGGATCCAGATGAAGGCAAGCCGAGGTTCAGGAGGAAAAGACAactgaataaaatgtttaagtCTAAAAAAGAGGAAGAAGGATGA